The stretch of DNA CCACAGATAGGAATGACTTCCGGAGGAACTTGATACTAAATTTGGGACTCTTTGCTGCGGGAGTTTGGCTGGCCAGGAATGTGAGTGACATTGACCTCATGGCACCTCAGCCAGGGGTGTAGCCAAGTAGACAAATGGAATCCTGTGCTGAACCCGAATCTTCCAAAAAACAGCCTACAATCTGTGACCACCACAAGATGTGCCCTGATGGCAGCTGAAGTTTGATTCAGATGGgcacttttcttccctctccctgcctAGTTTCCTTTTGTTCCTTGAGTCCACGCAGAATTCCATTCTCTGGTCAGCAGACAGGCTTAAGCTAAAGTATGGCCTCTGTTCTATAAAGTTCTGTACATAGTGCCCAAGCTTCTGCAGGGGGTGATCTTTGCTCTTGTCCTGAGAAATAACAGTGCTGttttaacaaacatttgaaataaataccgcacacacacacacaaaaatatgatCGTACTCAGAAGTAATATGTCTGCTGAATTTAAACCATCAAACCCAAAGTCATTTTCCAAAACACAGGCACAAAAACCATATACCGGCAAAAGTAAAACAGTTAGCTTTTgacattaaaagaaaaggaaaaatgaccaTCGGTGAATAATTGTAGAATAGAATGCGTTCAAAGAAAACCAACTAGTAACTATAACAACAGGTCCTAGTACCCAGGAAGGATGCTAGGACATATATAACgatgcacatatatatgcatcTCAAATATTGAAACTGCCTTTACATTTTCTTCCCAATTTTTGCTTTGCaacaaaaatagatttttggAAGATCCAGTGAATGACAAAAAATATGGTTACATCTTCTTTATGGTTTATCCTCAACCAAACTAAACAGAAAACTTTAAAGATgaagcaaaaaaaccaaaaaacaaaaaaccaaaacacctaACTTCTTAGTTAACACTTTGGGCAGGATACAGAGCTTTCTTCTTACTataataatttttgctttataaattcaggaatataaagaaaatctgaaaagccTAAATACATTTTGGGTTGTCTCTTCAAAGAGAAATGAGAATTTTTTATcttaataaacttaaaaaaagtcagtttagattaaataaattcaatttcAAAAATCATAATCAGTTCATTCTAACTTCTTAGTTCTAAGAATTATCAGTCATAGCCAAGGATAAAACATATAATTTACATTAACTCAAACAGTATTTTATCTACTAACTTAAGTGGGGAGAAGGAGCCCtgttaaaacaacacaaaataaagACACAATTAGCCCGTGAAGAGAAATTGGTTCCTGGCTGTTACCACCAAGCTCCAAAGGGGAAACACTAACGGATACCCTGTGTCTGTATTTTAAGGGTTGGCCACTATAAAACATAACCATGACCCTGATTTGAGAGTAGGTTAGAgcttcctatgtattttattgtctttggcTAAACTTCTGTAAGTGCAAAAAAGAATGGAGACATAAAAGCATTCATCTGGAATTGTCTTAGGCCTCAGGGCTTTAAAAAGGCATTAAGCTGCTGAAACATGGATTTTACTTGGGTTATGGAAAAGACAGACAATGAGAAAAATGGCTGGGAGATAGGCCTACAGAGCACAGAATGTCACAGTTGGGAACTGACAACTGCATCCTGGGGAAACCAAGGCAAGTTCCACAATTTGGCTCTATCTAAAAAGGGCAGGCCCCCCTGCAGTGGATTAGCTCCATGTTCTGGAAAAATACTGTAAATGTGATTAGGCAAATAGTTTAAATTTTTACAAAAGGACTGAAGGAAGCTCTTTATCTATAAAGCTAAACAAGAAACCATTCTTATTTATACCCAACAAGACCTTTATGCCACAAGTATACATGCTTCTCTGgccaaaaaagaaatttctttaaaaatcagcattttaaaaataatgataggaCCCATCACGTGATCTGTGAAaccctaaaattttattttaattgtcatgAAACAATCTGCTGCGTCTGtcacagaaacaaaattaagtaGGGGATTTCAGTGTAAATAGCTTTGGATAGCAATCCTACCCTTTTCAGGGCATGCCtataaaggaatgaaaaacaCAGGACTAAGCTGGTAACTATGGTAATATCCTGGGACAGAATTGCAGAATTAGGAGTATCTCACAGAGGCTGACTACAGAATTCCTGTGTCTGCCTCTTCTGTTCAAAAGTGCACTATTTAGCAAACatactttcaaaatattctcATAAATAGTAATATGCATAGTGTTTCCAGCATTTTCTGGACTCTGATTTGATTAAAGCAACAGCAGAATTAGATTACTTGATACATCCTAATAGGCTGAATATTTTGGTATGCAGTCGtatctattttcttccttccccactTCCACGGTTTCTGAGGAACTGATAAACACCAGGCACTGAATTCAGCACCAGAGAGTTAGAGATGACTCCTGTTCCTCAAAGAGCCCCCTGTCTGTTGGTAAAGTGAGACTGCAGAAGTCAGTACAACTCATTACGGCTAAATGCATTAAGACGAAGGTCACAGCAACGGGCCATGTTATGGTTTATACCTATGGGCAGAATAGAGCCAATAAAGAGTTTTAGATAGATACTCTTGCAGCTGCATAAAAGTATGAATTTGAAGAGTTAAGACTGGAGGGAGGCAGATTGGTGAGGATGAGGATTTGAGCTGGATGAGGGTCTGAGCCAGGTAGTGATtatagaacaggaaagaagggtTGTAGAAATATTTAGGAAGTAAACTATGAGGTCTAATGGGTTGCTTGAcgaagggagagagggagtctAGTATTCTCAGAGTTCCAGCAGTTGACTGGGTAGATGGCAGTGCCAATGACAGATGAAAAGAATGTGGGAGAAGCATGTGTGATTGAGGAAATGCTGTCTAGTTTTACATAGGTTGGGACTGCTGCTTCAGTGGGCTGTCCAGGTAGAAAGAGATTCAGCAGGCAGGTGGATCCATGATTCTGAAATGTGAAAGATGACTACTGGTCTGAGATAAGGATTTGAAGCCATTAGAGTCTATAGGTCTTTAATCCAAGACAGCCAACAAGATGACTAGGAGAGAAGGAGGAGTAGACTAAGGATGTGATTGTGGGAAAACTTATAGAAAACAGGTGTTGGAAGAGAAACCCCTGGAAGAGGCAGAGAAGAAACGGTCAGAGGTGtcccaaaaataataaattaaaaggaagacagagaaaaggagGGTTTTAACACTGCTGAATGCAGTAATATTCCAGTAAAATGTCCAGTGGATATGACAATAAGGAGGATGTCAGTGAGTTGAGGGGTATCAGAAGCCAttcactcaaaaaatattaaagtcCTTCTATGTGTCATACACCATCCTAGGTGAACAAAGCAAATAATATCCCTGCCCACAGAGACTTTATACTCTAGTGTAGAGCAGTCAAAGGGCAGCCTGTGGACTGGGACCAGTCCCTGACTGTTACCTGTGCGTGATGAGATATCTAAGTACAATTTTAAGCGTAAGCATGTGGCAACTCTTACAGCAATTTTATATTGTAATGTAACTCATTTAGCAATTTTACATCGCCAGGAAACTCAAGTATATGATCATTTTCCTGtaaaattcattttccttttagtttACGGGAGAGAACAGGTCCAAGCCAAGTAAGAAATTAAcagaaaaaccccaaaaacaatgTGTTCACCCCTAAGGATAGTCTGAAAGGGACTGCTTCAGTGGACTGCAGTCAGTTGCAATGTGAGAAATTGGGAAAGAGTATAGAAGGCCTAGATGGCAAAGGGGAGAAAAGCAGCAGCTGCCAGCCAGAGAAGGATCTTATCTGGCCAGCTAAATTCTGCAGGGGCAACGACAGTTAGAGTTCTCAAAAATTAGGATGCTaatattttccttcagttttctgcaattatttacatattcatGTTTTAGAGAAAAGTGTCTATAATTATGTTTACACAGGCATAATTTGTGCCTTGTGAGATACAGAAACAcaatatatacaaacacataggCTAAATAGGTTTCATTGTAGGCTGTGGCTGGTCAATTTCAGTCAGAAGAGCAATATTATACATGCATTCCATTCCCCCATACAGACTGTCTTCCTGTCCTGGGTGTTATCAGGTGCTAGGCATGCAAGTGTTAGGCCTAGACAGGACCTGTGTTTATCTGTCATTTTGGAAACTGGATATTTTGTTAGAAAAAGAACTGACACTAATGAAAATATAAGTTGCCATTTACTACCCAGCACCACGTGCAGGTTAATTAATAGAACACACAGCCTGGAAGAAGCCAGCAATTTTCCATTTAGCTTTTTCAGATATTAGAACTAGATAGCATCATCAAATAACACACATACGCTCAGGCAATTTATAACTTTATGGTTAAAGGGGGAAGAAATCACTGCTT from Macaca nemestrina isolate mMacNem1 chromosome 6, mMacNem.hap1, whole genome shotgun sequence encodes:
- the LOC105475217 gene encoding mitochondrial import receptor subunit TOM6 homolog, producing MASSGVTVSAAGSANETPEIPDNVGDWLRGVYRFATDRNDFRRNLILNLGLFAAGVWLARNVSDIDLMAPQPGV